A window of Mustelus asterias chromosome 15, sMusAst1.hap1.1, whole genome shotgun sequence contains these coding sequences:
- the LOC144504387 gene encoding NLR family CARD domain-containing protein 4-like isoform X1 has protein sequence MDFIRECRSELVQRMGRQVIDQVVDDLYSKGVLNNEEKDLVLGTLLSQEKARLILGYVENKGKAACNIFLDDLKHHDQYLFEELKWTGKVTSVKKFMDEDVEMIAQDLRNLYLSSAFQKFHPLGEEIDIIFDLETTFSDAVFQKKNTNNRTIGQLKFQDLLDELKYLTVIEGEAGKGKTTLLKRIASLWASGKHPSLSRFKLVFFVSLRSMQKGLYESICEQLLREPYSLDAPTFMKIIEVLERNVLFCLDGFDEFKPQDYPETARLFTKNAQYKHTVVLTTRTETLSQVRSYADLLVKIGDLSYSGAKMLIENVLEESLAESLLAQLEQSSTMKEMMKTPLFVVIACAIQMGDDDFIPRTQTALFHTLHKLMINKNHYKTRDLPEEYITESIRHCGDLALDGIFKSKFDFTIEDLSSQKEERLLLAAGLLNKYAAQRLKPVYRFFHKSFQEYTAGRRLHELVTSSSATEVTKGQMYLQRISTISDITFKYQNLLLYTCGSSKDAAAEVIKYIVGVKDHGTLLQFLDENGESAKVETQMQSSAEVEKLRFLNMNALVERGLTFVYESRSESALAPEFETFFQGKTLHINSHYIPDYLFYLFEHLPSCLRALGLIKLKFSGNPFSSNGHEITKPENENQSVTRALIPEPAIKLFYETPWNQTFNTLQITLRDFPDLKPKEIKCIGKICCSALSLILHISKSTGVTGKLDRILNTCARNVQDLVIESTPLTKEDEQQIVKMSQLKTLHLNNLQTEQREGGFIDGMHCLKNIEKLVLENVKMNDADVKKIAASLKNFSNISVLHLSQLMDLGNGTEQLVNELGTAVCGLQEIKLSSCCLTGRAVTTLAQNLHNLQKLDVLDLSGNDLREEAIDAVNRLVDQLTLVPSLKVLMLPFGHNVNSCFGKLAIQLKSLTNVTKLGLQKWSLNDLDLDALASLTVSGHLENLQRLDLAENSVTTEGWITFFGTLREIERGGLFKLTSLDFSSQTELYPEAIMVKEFVQWIVKLHFIHEVVLVNWMFDENDLNMIKNAKATQKREFQLRLTATYK, from the exons A TGGATTTCATTCGAGAGTGTCGTTCAGAACTAGTTCAGCGAATGGGAAGGCAGGTGATCGACCAGGTGGTTGATGATCTTTACAGCAAAGGGGTTTTGAACAACGAGGAGAAGGATTTGGTCCTGGGAACGCTGCTGTCTCAGGAGAAAGCAAGATTGATTCTTGGGTACGTTGAGAATAAGGGGAAAGCCGCCTGCAACATCTTTTTGGACGACCTCAAGCACCATGATCAATATCTCTTTGAAGAGCTAAAATGGACAG GTAAAGTAACCAGCGTTAAAAAGTTCATGGATGAGGACGTTGAGATGATTGCACAGGATTTAAGAAACCTTTATCTGTCTTCAGCTTTTCAAAAGTTCCATCCTCTTGGAGAGGAAATCGACATTATTTTTGATCTAGAAACCACGTTCTCCGATGCTGTGTtccagaaaaaaaacacaaacaacCGCACGATCGGCCAACTAAAGTTCCAGGACCTTCTGGATGAACTGAAATACCTCACGGTGATCGAAGGTGAAGCTGGCAAAGGTAAAACAACTCTCCTGAAGAGGATCGCATCTCTCTGGGCTTCGGGGAAACACCCCTCACTCAGCCGTTTCAAATTGGTTTTCTTTGTTAGCCTCAGGAGTATGCAGAAAGGACTGTATGAGAGCATCTGTGAACAGTTACTCCGGGAACCATACAGCCTGGACGCTCCAACGTTCATGAAAATCATAGAAGTCCTGGAACGCAATGTGCTCTTTTGCTTGGATGGGTTTGATGAATTTAAGCCCCAAGATTACCCTGAGACGGCCAGACTCTTCACAAAGAACGCCCAGTACAAGCACACAGTGGTTTTAACAACACGAACTGAGACTCTGAGCCAGGTTCGAAGCTACGCCGATCTCTTAGTGAAAATAGGAGACCTCAGTTACAGTGGTGCTAAAATGCTGATTGAAAATGTGCTAGAGGAATCCTTGGCCGAGAGCTTGTTGGCCCAACTTGAGCAGTCGAGCACCATGAAGGAGATGATGAAGACTCCACTCTTTGTGGTGATCGCGTGCGCCATTCAAATGGGCGACGATGACTTCATTCCAAGGACGCAAACGGCGTTGTTCCATACCTTGCACAAGCTGATGATCAATAAAAATCACTATAAAACCAGAGACTTGCCCGAAGAATATATCACTGAGAGCATAAGGCACTGCGGGGACCTGGCTTTGGATGGAATCTTTAAGTCCAAGTTTGATTTTACTATAGAAGACTTGTCATCTCAGAAAGAGGAGAGGCTGCTGCTGGCTGCAGGCCTCTTGAATAAGTATGCTGCCCAAAGACTTAAGCCAGTTTACAGATTCTTTCATAAATCTTTTCAGGAGTACACGGCAGGCAGGAGATTGCACGAACTGGTGACATCTAGCTCAGCGACAGAGGTTACCAAAGGACAGATGTACTTACAGAGAATAAGCACCATCTCAGATATCACCTTCAAATACCAGAACCTACTCCTGTACACATGTGGATCATCTAAAGACGCCGCGGCTGAAGTAATCAAGTACATCGTCGGTGTTAAGGATCATGGAACACTTCTGCAGTTTCTAGATGAGAACGGAGAGAGTGCGAAAGTCGAAACCCAGATGCAAAGTTCAGCGGAAGTAGAGAAACTCAGATTCCTAAACATGAATGCCCTTGTTGAACGTGGCCTGACCTTTGTCTACGAAAGCCGTTCCGAATCTGCTCTAGCTCCAGAGTTTGAGACCTTTTTTCAGGGAAAAACGCTCCACATCAATTCCCACTACATACCAGATTACCTCTTCTACCTCTTTGAGCATTTGCCCTCCTGTTTGAGAGCTTTAGGCCTCATTAAGCTGAAGTTTTCTGGAAACCCCTTTTCTTCGAATGGACATGAAATCACAAAGCCCGAGAATGAAAATCAATCTGTCACTCGCGCTCTAATACCTGAGCCTGCCATTAAACTCTTCTATGAAACACCCTGGAACCAGACCTTTAACACATTGCAAATCACCTTGAGGGATTTCCCGGACTTGAAGCCAAAGGAGATCAAGTGCATTGGGAAAATCTGTTGCTCTGCTTTGTCTTTAATACTACATATAAGCAAGAGCACAGGCGTCACCGGAAAACTCGACAGAATTCTCAACACCTGTGCGCGGAACGTCCAGGATCTGGTGATTGAATCCACTCCGTTAACCAAGGAAGATGAACAGCAGATAGTAAAGATGTCCCAGTTAAAGACATTGCACTTGAATAATCTCCAAACAGAACAAAGAGAGG GAGGGTTCATTGACGGGATGCATTGCTTGAAAAACATTGAAAAACTGGTACTGGAAAATGTGAAAATGAATGATGCTGATGTTAAAAAAATAG CTGCTAGCTTGAAGAACTTCAGCAATATCTCCGTGCTCCATCTATCCCAGCTAATGGACCTCGGCAACGGAACTGAGCAACTTGTCAATGAATTAGGCACTGCCGTCTGCGGCCTCCAAGAAATTAAACTGTCCAGCTGTTGTCTCACAGGAAGGGCCGTCACAACACTCG CTCAAAATCTCCACAATTTACAAAAGTTGGATGTTCTCGACCTATCAGGCAATGACCTACGAGAGGAAGCAATCGATGCAGTCAATCGGCTCG TTGATCAGCTAACACTCGTCCCCAGTTTAAAGGTGCTGATGTTGCCTTTTGGGCACAATGTCAATAGTTGCTTTGGAAAACTGGCAATCCAGCTGAAAAGCCTAACAAATGTGACAAAGTTAGGGCTGCAGAAATGGAGTCTAAATGACCTTGACCTTGATGCACTGG cctccctgacAGTCAGTGGCCATCTGGAAAACCTTCAGCGTTTGGATCTGGCGGAGAATTCTGTGACCACCGAAGGCTGGATAACATTTTTTGGGACCCTGAGAGAGATCGAAAGAGGCGGCCTTTTCAAATTGACATCGTTAGATTTTAGCAGCCAAACGGAATTGTATCCTGAAGCAATCATGGTGAAAGAATTTGTTCAGTGGATAGTAAAGCTCCATTTCATCCATGAAGTTGTACTCGTCAATTGGATGTTTGATGAAAATGACCTGAACATGATTAAGAATGCAAAAGCAACCCAGAAAAGGGAATTTCAGTTAAGGCTTACGGCAACGTACAAGTGA
- the LOC144504387 gene encoding NLR family CARD domain-containing protein 4-like isoform X2 encodes MDRHFSQYFCRVFSSLLRSLLLAVSSRKSCSHLCFHHLNYKEPICDPGKVTSVKKFMDEDVEMIAQDLRNLYLSSAFQKFHPLGEEIDIIFDLETTFSDAVFQKKNTNNRTIGQLKFQDLLDELKYLTVIEGEAGKGKTTLLKRIASLWASGKHPSLSRFKLVFFVSLRSMQKGLYESICEQLLREPYSLDAPTFMKIIEVLERNVLFCLDGFDEFKPQDYPETARLFTKNAQYKHTVVLTTRTETLSQVRSYADLLVKIGDLSYSGAKMLIENVLEESLAESLLAQLEQSSTMKEMMKTPLFVVIACAIQMGDDDFIPRTQTALFHTLHKLMINKNHYKTRDLPEEYITESIRHCGDLALDGIFKSKFDFTIEDLSSQKEERLLLAAGLLNKYAAQRLKPVYRFFHKSFQEYTAGRRLHELVTSSSATEVTKGQMYLQRISTISDITFKYQNLLLYTCGSSKDAAAEVIKYIVGVKDHGTLLQFLDENGESAKVETQMQSSAEVEKLRFLNMNALVERGLTFVYESRSESALAPEFETFFQGKTLHINSHYIPDYLFYLFEHLPSCLRALGLIKLKFSGNPFSSNGHEITKPENENQSVTRALIPEPAIKLFYETPWNQTFNTLQITLRDFPDLKPKEIKCIGKICCSALSLILHISKSTGVTGKLDRILNTCARNVQDLVIESTPLTKEDEQQIVKMSQLKTLHLNNLQTEQREGGFIDGMHCLKNIEKLVLENVKMNDADVKKIAASLKNFSNISVLHLSQLMDLGNGTEQLVNELGTAVCGLQEIKLSSCCLTGRAVTTLAQNLHNLQKLDVLDLSGNDLREEAIDAVNRLVDQLTLVPSLKVLMLPFGHNVNSCFGKLAIQLKSLTNVTKLGLQKWSLNDLDLDALASLTVSGHLENLQRLDLAENSVTTEGWITFFGTLREIERGGLFKLTSLDFSSQTELYPEAIMVKEFVQWIVKLHFIHEVVLVNWMFDENDLNMIKNAKATQKREFQLRLTATYK; translated from the exons ATGGACAG ACATTTTTCTCAGTATTTTTGCCGTGTATTCTCTTCGCTTCTTCGTTCTCTCCTTCTCGCTGTCAGTTCTCGTAAGAGCTGTTCTCacctctgcttccatcacctcaacTATAAAGAACCCATCTGTGACCCCG GTAAAGTAACCAGCGTTAAAAAGTTCATGGATGAGGACGTTGAGATGATTGCACAGGATTTAAGAAACCTTTATCTGTCTTCAGCTTTTCAAAAGTTCCATCCTCTTGGAGAGGAAATCGACATTATTTTTGATCTAGAAACCACGTTCTCCGATGCTGTGTtccagaaaaaaaacacaaacaacCGCACGATCGGCCAACTAAAGTTCCAGGACCTTCTGGATGAACTGAAATACCTCACGGTGATCGAAGGTGAAGCTGGCAAAGGTAAAACAACTCTCCTGAAGAGGATCGCATCTCTCTGGGCTTCGGGGAAACACCCCTCACTCAGCCGTTTCAAATTGGTTTTCTTTGTTAGCCTCAGGAGTATGCAGAAAGGACTGTATGAGAGCATCTGTGAACAGTTACTCCGGGAACCATACAGCCTGGACGCTCCAACGTTCATGAAAATCATAGAAGTCCTGGAACGCAATGTGCTCTTTTGCTTGGATGGGTTTGATGAATTTAAGCCCCAAGATTACCCTGAGACGGCCAGACTCTTCACAAAGAACGCCCAGTACAAGCACACAGTGGTTTTAACAACACGAACTGAGACTCTGAGCCAGGTTCGAAGCTACGCCGATCTCTTAGTGAAAATAGGAGACCTCAGTTACAGTGGTGCTAAAATGCTGATTGAAAATGTGCTAGAGGAATCCTTGGCCGAGAGCTTGTTGGCCCAACTTGAGCAGTCGAGCACCATGAAGGAGATGATGAAGACTCCACTCTTTGTGGTGATCGCGTGCGCCATTCAAATGGGCGACGATGACTTCATTCCAAGGACGCAAACGGCGTTGTTCCATACCTTGCACAAGCTGATGATCAATAAAAATCACTATAAAACCAGAGACTTGCCCGAAGAATATATCACTGAGAGCATAAGGCACTGCGGGGACCTGGCTTTGGATGGAATCTTTAAGTCCAAGTTTGATTTTACTATAGAAGACTTGTCATCTCAGAAAGAGGAGAGGCTGCTGCTGGCTGCAGGCCTCTTGAATAAGTATGCTGCCCAAAGACTTAAGCCAGTTTACAGATTCTTTCATAAATCTTTTCAGGAGTACACGGCAGGCAGGAGATTGCACGAACTGGTGACATCTAGCTCAGCGACAGAGGTTACCAAAGGACAGATGTACTTACAGAGAATAAGCACCATCTCAGATATCACCTTCAAATACCAGAACCTACTCCTGTACACATGTGGATCATCTAAAGACGCCGCGGCTGAAGTAATCAAGTACATCGTCGGTGTTAAGGATCATGGAACACTTCTGCAGTTTCTAGATGAGAACGGAGAGAGTGCGAAAGTCGAAACCCAGATGCAAAGTTCAGCGGAAGTAGAGAAACTCAGATTCCTAAACATGAATGCCCTTGTTGAACGTGGCCTGACCTTTGTCTACGAAAGCCGTTCCGAATCTGCTCTAGCTCCAGAGTTTGAGACCTTTTTTCAGGGAAAAACGCTCCACATCAATTCCCACTACATACCAGATTACCTCTTCTACCTCTTTGAGCATTTGCCCTCCTGTTTGAGAGCTTTAGGCCTCATTAAGCTGAAGTTTTCTGGAAACCCCTTTTCTTCGAATGGACATGAAATCACAAAGCCCGAGAATGAAAATCAATCTGTCACTCGCGCTCTAATACCTGAGCCTGCCATTAAACTCTTCTATGAAACACCCTGGAACCAGACCTTTAACACATTGCAAATCACCTTGAGGGATTTCCCGGACTTGAAGCCAAAGGAGATCAAGTGCATTGGGAAAATCTGTTGCTCTGCTTTGTCTTTAATACTACATATAAGCAAGAGCACAGGCGTCACCGGAAAACTCGACAGAATTCTCAACACCTGTGCGCGGAACGTCCAGGATCTGGTGATTGAATCCACTCCGTTAACCAAGGAAGATGAACAGCAGATAGTAAAGATGTCCCAGTTAAAGACATTGCACTTGAATAATCTCCAAACAGAACAAAGAGAGG GAGGGTTCATTGACGGGATGCATTGCTTGAAAAACATTGAAAAACTGGTACTGGAAAATGTGAAAATGAATGATGCTGATGTTAAAAAAATAG CTGCTAGCTTGAAGAACTTCAGCAATATCTCCGTGCTCCATCTATCCCAGCTAATGGACCTCGGCAACGGAACTGAGCAACTTGTCAATGAATTAGGCACTGCCGTCTGCGGCCTCCAAGAAATTAAACTGTCCAGCTGTTGTCTCACAGGAAGGGCCGTCACAACACTCG CTCAAAATCTCCACAATTTACAAAAGTTGGATGTTCTCGACCTATCAGGCAATGACCTACGAGAGGAAGCAATCGATGCAGTCAATCGGCTCG TTGATCAGCTAACACTCGTCCCCAGTTTAAAGGTGCTGATGTTGCCTTTTGGGCACAATGTCAATAGTTGCTTTGGAAAACTGGCAATCCAGCTGAAAAGCCTAACAAATGTGACAAAGTTAGGGCTGCAGAAATGGAGTCTAAATGACCTTGACCTTGATGCACTGG cctccctgacAGTCAGTGGCCATCTGGAAAACCTTCAGCGTTTGGATCTGGCGGAGAATTCTGTGACCACCGAAGGCTGGATAACATTTTTTGGGACCCTGAGAGAGATCGAAAGAGGCGGCCTTTTCAAATTGACATCGTTAGATTTTAGCAGCCAAACGGAATTGTATCCTGAAGCAATCATGGTGAAAGAATTTGTTCAGTGGATAGTAAAGCTCCATTTCATCCATGAAGTTGTACTCGTCAATTGGATGTTTGATGAAAATGACCTGAACATGATTAAGAATGCAAAAGCAACCCAGAAAAGGGAATTTCAGTTAAGGCTTACGGCAACGTACAAGTGA
- the LOC144504387 gene encoding NLR family CARD domain-containing protein 4-like isoform X3 produces MDEDVEMIAQDLRNLYLSSAFQKFHPLGEEIDIIFDLETTFSDAVFQKKNTNNRTIGQLKFQDLLDELKYLTVIEGEAGKGKTTLLKRIASLWASGKHPSLSRFKLVFFVSLRSMQKGLYESICEQLLREPYSLDAPTFMKIIEVLERNVLFCLDGFDEFKPQDYPETARLFTKNAQYKHTVVLTTRTETLSQVRSYADLLVKIGDLSYSGAKMLIENVLEESLAESLLAQLEQSSTMKEMMKTPLFVVIACAIQMGDDDFIPRTQTALFHTLHKLMINKNHYKTRDLPEEYITESIRHCGDLALDGIFKSKFDFTIEDLSSQKEERLLLAAGLLNKYAAQRLKPVYRFFHKSFQEYTAGRRLHELVTSSSATEVTKGQMYLQRISTISDITFKYQNLLLYTCGSSKDAAAEVIKYIVGVKDHGTLLQFLDENGESAKVETQMQSSAEVEKLRFLNMNALVERGLTFVYESRSESALAPEFETFFQGKTLHINSHYIPDYLFYLFEHLPSCLRALGLIKLKFSGNPFSSNGHEITKPENENQSVTRALIPEPAIKLFYETPWNQTFNTLQITLRDFPDLKPKEIKCIGKICCSALSLILHISKSTGVTGKLDRILNTCARNVQDLVIESTPLTKEDEQQIVKMSQLKTLHLNNLQTEQREGGFIDGMHCLKNIEKLVLENVKMNDADVKKIAASLKNFSNISVLHLSQLMDLGNGTEQLVNELGTAVCGLQEIKLSSCCLTGRAVTTLAQNLHNLQKLDVLDLSGNDLREEAIDAVNRLVDQLTLVPSLKVLMLPFGHNVNSCFGKLAIQLKSLTNVTKLGLQKWSLNDLDLDALASLTVSGHLENLQRLDLAENSVTTEGWITFFGTLREIERGGLFKLTSLDFSSQTELYPEAIMVKEFVQWIVKLHFIHEVVLVNWMFDENDLNMIKNAKATQKREFQLRLTATYK; encoded by the exons ATGGATGAGGACGTTGAGATGATTGCACAGGATTTAAGAAACCTTTATCTGTCTTCAGCTTTTCAAAAGTTCCATCCTCTTGGAGAGGAAATCGACATTATTTTTGATCTAGAAACCACGTTCTCCGATGCTGTGTtccagaaaaaaaacacaaacaacCGCACGATCGGCCAACTAAAGTTCCAGGACCTTCTGGATGAACTGAAATACCTCACGGTGATCGAAGGTGAAGCTGGCAAAGGTAAAACAACTCTCCTGAAGAGGATCGCATCTCTCTGGGCTTCGGGGAAACACCCCTCACTCAGCCGTTTCAAATTGGTTTTCTTTGTTAGCCTCAGGAGTATGCAGAAAGGACTGTATGAGAGCATCTGTGAACAGTTACTCCGGGAACCATACAGCCTGGACGCTCCAACGTTCATGAAAATCATAGAAGTCCTGGAACGCAATGTGCTCTTTTGCTTGGATGGGTTTGATGAATTTAAGCCCCAAGATTACCCTGAGACGGCCAGACTCTTCACAAAGAACGCCCAGTACAAGCACACAGTGGTTTTAACAACACGAACTGAGACTCTGAGCCAGGTTCGAAGCTACGCCGATCTCTTAGTGAAAATAGGAGACCTCAGTTACAGTGGTGCTAAAATGCTGATTGAAAATGTGCTAGAGGAATCCTTGGCCGAGAGCTTGTTGGCCCAACTTGAGCAGTCGAGCACCATGAAGGAGATGATGAAGACTCCACTCTTTGTGGTGATCGCGTGCGCCATTCAAATGGGCGACGATGACTTCATTCCAAGGACGCAAACGGCGTTGTTCCATACCTTGCACAAGCTGATGATCAATAAAAATCACTATAAAACCAGAGACTTGCCCGAAGAATATATCACTGAGAGCATAAGGCACTGCGGGGACCTGGCTTTGGATGGAATCTTTAAGTCCAAGTTTGATTTTACTATAGAAGACTTGTCATCTCAGAAAGAGGAGAGGCTGCTGCTGGCTGCAGGCCTCTTGAATAAGTATGCTGCCCAAAGACTTAAGCCAGTTTACAGATTCTTTCATAAATCTTTTCAGGAGTACACGGCAGGCAGGAGATTGCACGAACTGGTGACATCTAGCTCAGCGACAGAGGTTACCAAAGGACAGATGTACTTACAGAGAATAAGCACCATCTCAGATATCACCTTCAAATACCAGAACCTACTCCTGTACACATGTGGATCATCTAAAGACGCCGCGGCTGAAGTAATCAAGTACATCGTCGGTGTTAAGGATCATGGAACACTTCTGCAGTTTCTAGATGAGAACGGAGAGAGTGCGAAAGTCGAAACCCAGATGCAAAGTTCAGCGGAAGTAGAGAAACTCAGATTCCTAAACATGAATGCCCTTGTTGAACGTGGCCTGACCTTTGTCTACGAAAGCCGTTCCGAATCTGCTCTAGCTCCAGAGTTTGAGACCTTTTTTCAGGGAAAAACGCTCCACATCAATTCCCACTACATACCAGATTACCTCTTCTACCTCTTTGAGCATTTGCCCTCCTGTTTGAGAGCTTTAGGCCTCATTAAGCTGAAGTTTTCTGGAAACCCCTTTTCTTCGAATGGACATGAAATCACAAAGCCCGAGAATGAAAATCAATCTGTCACTCGCGCTCTAATACCTGAGCCTGCCATTAAACTCTTCTATGAAACACCCTGGAACCAGACCTTTAACACATTGCAAATCACCTTGAGGGATTTCCCGGACTTGAAGCCAAAGGAGATCAAGTGCATTGGGAAAATCTGTTGCTCTGCTTTGTCTTTAATACTACATATAAGCAAGAGCACAGGCGTCACCGGAAAACTCGACAGAATTCTCAACACCTGTGCGCGGAACGTCCAGGATCTGGTGATTGAATCCACTCCGTTAACCAAGGAAGATGAACAGCAGATAGTAAAGATGTCCCAGTTAAAGACATTGCACTTGAATAATCTCCAAACAGAACAAAGAGAGG GAGGGTTCATTGACGGGATGCATTGCTTGAAAAACATTGAAAAACTGGTACTGGAAAATGTGAAAATGAATGATGCTGATGTTAAAAAAATAG CTGCTAGCTTGAAGAACTTCAGCAATATCTCCGTGCTCCATCTATCCCAGCTAATGGACCTCGGCAACGGAACTGAGCAACTTGTCAATGAATTAGGCACTGCCGTCTGCGGCCTCCAAGAAATTAAACTGTCCAGCTGTTGTCTCACAGGAAGGGCCGTCACAACACTCG CTCAAAATCTCCACAATTTACAAAAGTTGGATGTTCTCGACCTATCAGGCAATGACCTACGAGAGGAAGCAATCGATGCAGTCAATCGGCTCG TTGATCAGCTAACACTCGTCCCCAGTTTAAAGGTGCTGATGTTGCCTTTTGGGCACAATGTCAATAGTTGCTTTGGAAAACTGGCAATCCAGCTGAAAAGCCTAACAAATGTGACAAAGTTAGGGCTGCAGAAATGGAGTCTAAATGACCTTGACCTTGATGCACTGG cctccctgacAGTCAGTGGCCATCTGGAAAACCTTCAGCGTTTGGATCTGGCGGAGAATTCTGTGACCACCGAAGGCTGGATAACATTTTTTGGGACCCTGAGAGAGATCGAAAGAGGCGGCCTTTTCAAATTGACATCGTTAGATTTTAGCAGCCAAACGGAATTGTATCCTGAAGCAATCATGGTGAAAGAATTTGTTCAGTGGATAGTAAAGCTCCATTTCATCCATGAAGTTGTACTCGTCAATTGGATGTTTGATGAAAATGACCTGAACATGATTAAGAATGCAAAAGCAACCCAGAAAAGGGAATTTCAGTTAAGGCTTACGGCAACGTACAAGTGA